A DNA window from Patagioenas fasciata isolate bPatFas1 chromosome 1, bPatFas1.hap1, whole genome shotgun sequence contains the following coding sequences:
- the SETD4 gene encoding SET domain-containing protein 4 isoform X2, whose translation MKKSRGRTSRKRRRKHLQSFMDGDTGRGLMTTKALQAGDLIISLPEKCLLTTGTVLSSCLGEYIMKWKPPVSPLTALCTFLIAEKHAGEKSVWKPYLDVLPKTYSCPVCLEHDVVSLLPEPLRKKAQDQRTMVHELYMSSKAFFSSLQPLFAENTETIFNYSALEWAWCTINTRTIYMKHSQRKCFSLEPDVYALAPYLDLLNHSPNVQIKAAFNDQTRSYEIQTNSLCRKYEEVFICYGPHDNQRLLLEYGFVAMDNPHSSVYVSSATLLKYFPPLDKQRNAKVSILKDHDLLENLTFGWDGPSWRLLTALKVLSLGADEFTCWRRTLLGDVISARNEQQALNMTAKICHFLIEETQHVLLQISQLKRNNENLKKHLALVEALRLEDLKILEKSAEILCNLNMATT comes from the exons ATGAAGAAAAGCAGGGGTCGGACAAGtcggaagagaagaagaaaacacttgCAGAGTTTTATGGATGGAG ATACAGGAAGAGGACTGATGACAACAAAAGCTCTGCAG GCAGGGGATCTGATTATTTCTTTGCCTGAGAAATGCTTACTCACCACAGGCACTGTCCTTAGTAGCTGCTTGGGAGAGTACATTATGAA aTGGAAGCCTCCTGTATCTCCTTTGACAGCACTGTGCACATTTTTAATAGCAGAGAAGCATGCTGGTGAGAAATCTGTGTGGAAGCCATATCTTGATGTTTTACCCAAGACATACTCTTGCCCTGTTTGTTTGGAGCACGATGTAGTAAGCCTTCTTCCTGAACCTTTACGAAAGAAGGCTCAGGATCAGAGAACGATGGTCCATGAATTGTACATGTCTTCCAaggcttttttctcttccctgcaACCTTTGTTTGCTGAGAACACAGAAACTATTTTTAACTACAGTGCTCTGGAGTGGGCCTGGTGCACTATTAATACCAGGACAATATACATGAAACATTCACAGaggaaatgtttttctcttgAGCCAGATGTTTATGCATTGGCACCGTATTTAGATTTGCTAAACCACAGTCCAAATGTTCAG ATAAAGGCTGCATTTAATGACCAGACAAGAAGTTATGAAATTCAGACAAATTCATTGTGCAGAAAATATGAAGAAGTATTTATCTGCTATGGGCCTCATGATAATCAGCGACTGCTACTAGAATATGGATTTGTTGCCATGGATAACCCTCACAGCAGTGTTTATGTCTCATCAG ctACTCTCCTCAAATATTTTCCACCACTGGAcaagcagagaaatgcaaaaGTTTCCATTCTAAAGGATCATGATCTGTTAGA AAATCTGACCTTTGGATGGGATGGACCATCATGGAGACTCCTCACAGCCCTCAAGGTGTTAAGTCTTGGAGCAGATGAATT TACTTGCTGGAGGAGAACGCTACTTGGTGATGTAATTTCAGCCAGAAATGAACAGCAGGCTTTGAATATGACAGCAAAAATATGCCATTTTTTAATAGAGGAGACGCAGCATGTCCTTCTCCAG ATTTCCCAGTTGAAAAGGAACAATGAGAACCTCAAAAAACACCTGGCTTTGGTAGAAGCACTACGCTTGGAAGATCTGAAGATATTGGAAAAATCAGCTGAGATTCTTTGCAACTTGAATATGGCAACAACTTGA
- the SETD4 gene encoding SET domain-containing protein 4 isoform X1 gives MKKSRGRTSRKRRRKHLQSFMDGVNCSHKLEYIKLRKWLKDRGFEDNHLRPAKFWDTGRGLMTTKALQAGDLIISLPEKCLLTTGTVLSSCLGEYIMKWKPPVSPLTALCTFLIAEKHAGEKSVWKPYLDVLPKTYSCPVCLEHDVVSLLPEPLRKKAQDQRTMVHELYMSSKAFFSSLQPLFAENTETIFNYSALEWAWCTINTRTIYMKHSQRKCFSLEPDVYALAPYLDLLNHSPNVQIKAAFNDQTRSYEIQTNSLCRKYEEVFICYGPHDNQRLLLEYGFVAMDNPHSSVYVSSATLLKYFPPLDKQRNAKVSILKDHDLLENLTFGWDGPSWRLLTALKVLSLGADEFTCWRRTLLGDVISARNEQQALNMTAKICHFLIEETQHVLLQISQLKRNNENLKKHLALVEALRLEDLKILEKSAEILCNLNMATT, from the exons ATGAAGAAAAGCAGGGGTCGGACAAGtcggaagagaagaagaaaacacttgCAGAGTTTTATGGATGGAG tcaACTGCAGTCACAAGCTGGAATACATTAAACTTAGGAAGTGGCTAAAAGACAGAGGATTTGAAGACAATCATTTAAGGCCAGCCAAGTTCTGGG ATACAGGAAGAGGACTGATGACAACAAAAGCTCTGCAG GCAGGGGATCTGATTATTTCTTTGCCTGAGAAATGCTTACTCACCACAGGCACTGTCCTTAGTAGCTGCTTGGGAGAGTACATTATGAA aTGGAAGCCTCCTGTATCTCCTTTGACAGCACTGTGCACATTTTTAATAGCAGAGAAGCATGCTGGTGAGAAATCTGTGTGGAAGCCATATCTTGATGTTTTACCCAAGACATACTCTTGCCCTGTTTGTTTGGAGCACGATGTAGTAAGCCTTCTTCCTGAACCTTTACGAAAGAAGGCTCAGGATCAGAGAACGATGGTCCATGAATTGTACATGTCTTCCAaggcttttttctcttccctgcaACCTTTGTTTGCTGAGAACACAGAAACTATTTTTAACTACAGTGCTCTGGAGTGGGCCTGGTGCACTATTAATACCAGGACAATATACATGAAACATTCACAGaggaaatgtttttctcttgAGCCAGATGTTTATGCATTGGCACCGTATTTAGATTTGCTAAACCACAGTCCAAATGTTCAG ATAAAGGCTGCATTTAATGACCAGACAAGAAGTTATGAAATTCAGACAAATTCATTGTGCAGAAAATATGAAGAAGTATTTATCTGCTATGGGCCTCATGATAATCAGCGACTGCTACTAGAATATGGATTTGTTGCCATGGATAACCCTCACAGCAGTGTTTATGTCTCATCAG ctACTCTCCTCAAATATTTTCCACCACTGGAcaagcagagaaatgcaaaaGTTTCCATTCTAAAGGATCATGATCTGTTAGA AAATCTGACCTTTGGATGGGATGGACCATCATGGAGACTCCTCACAGCCCTCAAGGTGTTAAGTCTTGGAGCAGATGAATT TACTTGCTGGAGGAGAACGCTACTTGGTGATGTAATTTCAGCCAGAAATGAACAGCAGGCTTTGAATATGACAGCAAAAATATGCCATTTTTTAATAGAGGAGACGCAGCATGTCCTTCTCCAG ATTTCCCAGTTGAAAAGGAACAATGAGAACCTCAAAAAACACCTGGCTTTGGTAGAAGCACTACGCTTGGAAGATCTGAAGATATTGGAAAAATCAGCTGAGATTCTTTGCAACTTGAATATGGCAACAACTTGA